The DNA region TAACGGTAAATTTTCAAAATGATAAGATGGATTAATATTATACACAAAATGATTACCGTATTTACTATGAATATTCAACCTTGCACCAGCATTAATATTCAAACCAAAATTGGAATTATAAACCGCCGTCACATAAGGATCAATCAAATTATATGTTGCCAGCTCATTTGGAATATTCGTGTATAAACTATTAATTGACATATCAAAAAACTGAAATTGGGTTCCAGTTACAACAAAGAAATCAGTTGAAATTTGATATTTGTTAAATGCATCTACACTTACATTTCTTGATTTATACTTTGTTAAACCTCCATACTGAAACAAACCTCTATCCATTAAACTAGCAGCAGTATTTACTACTAATTCTCCATTATCATATTTATATTTTGGTGAAAACCCAACTCTGTATTGCTCCGATTTTCCATAGTTATTTGGGTTATCTGCAAATGCATTATCATCAAAATCATTTTTAAGGCGATCATAATTAGCAAAAAAATCAAAACTTAATTTTTTCGTAGGGGTAAAACCAAATTTCACCAAACTATTAACTCTTGAAAAACTATCGTCTTCAAAGCTCTCACCATTAGGAGCTTTTGCCTCTGAAATACCCGTAATCTCGCTACTATTTAAAGAAGCGAAATAATTGAACTTTTCTGTTTTTCCATTAAACAAAAATCCTTGATTGTATTCCTGAGCCGAATAATCTTTATCTTGAGCTGTTGTTTGAGTACCTACATTCATATACACATTTCCAGCAATCGGTTTTTTAGCCGCTTTTTTCAAAGTAATATTAATCACACCAGTAGCTGCTCCAGTACCATACAATGTACTCGCAGCTCCTTTCATAATTTCAATACTTTCAACCTGCTCTACAGGAATCAAACGTAAATCGTAATCAAAATTAATTCCAGAAGCATCAGTAACAGGAATTCCATCAATCAAAATTAAAGTTTGACGATTACGCCCTCCTCTTATGTAATAGCTTTGATTCTTACCTGCACTACTCTGGTTACCATTAACTTCAACACCAGCCACTGTACTCAAAACAGTAGCCACTGACTGTCCTGGTCTTTTTTTCAAATCATCAGCAGTAATTTTCACAATTACCTTACCTGATTTTTCTTTTGGTAAAGCAAACTTAGAATCTGAAATAACGACCTCTTCTAATTCATTTGCAGCCGATTGGATTACTCCTTTTTTTGTGCCAAAGCACATGCACTTACTAACACGAATAACGCACTAATACGAACGATTTTTTTGTTCATTTTAAAAACATTTAATAACAGTAATCACTGTTACATGACTAATAAATGGGAGAAAAGCATAGAATTACCCATACCCAAACCTTTTTTCCCGAAAGTTTGATACTCGATGTAAAAAGGCAGGTCTCCTGGCTTGCGTCTTGTTGTTGACCTTCTCATCCGCCGTGGCGGACAATGGTTTTGTAGAAACAACAAGCTTGATAGCATACAGTTGCGGGTACAGCTCGGGATTTAAGATTTTAGAATAAAGATTTAAGATTTCTGATTTTACATCCTGAAATCTAACTTCTGTTTCTAAACGCTTTCACCTGATTCCCTTTTAAGGCTATTTCTTAATTTGAAAAAGCCACCTCAATACGGCAGCAAAGATAAAACTTAATTTAGTAATTAATCAAATTTATGTTTTAAGGAAAAAACATATTTTTATATATCCAAAAATTCGATGAAAAATTCATTTTCAAAAATAAAACCGAAGATTTAATAACATAAACTATTGAATTCATCCTAAAAAACGGACTCTTTTTTTTACAATTTCCTATACCTTTGCCCAAATTTAAAATTTAATTAATGAATTTATTTTTCAAAAAAATCATATTTCTGATCGTATTAGTCAACTTTGTTTCTTGCAAAAAGAACGAACATTCAACTACAACTTCTGATACATCACAAAAAAATGAAATTGAATATTCAACTAATCTTTCTATTTATAAATACAAGAGCTATTCTATCGTAAAAATTAGTAATCCTTGGCCAGATGCTAATAAAGATTTCACCTATATTTTGAAAGAAAAAAATGCCACAATACCTGATAGTCTTTCTAAATACACCTCAATTACTATCCCATTACAATCTATTGTAGTGACTTCTACCACCAATATTCCTTTTATCGAAATGTTGAATGAAGAAAGAAAATTATTAGGATTCCCTCATACCGATTATATTTCATCCCAAAAAACAAGACAATTAATTGATGAGGGGATTGTTAAAAATATAGGTCAAAATGAACGTTTAGATATTGAAAAACTGATTGATTTAGCACCAGAAGTAATTGTAGCTTTTGGGATTGACAACAATAACCCTATGATTGCCAACTTAGAAAAAAGCGGATTAAAAGTCCTGATTCAAGCTGACTGGATGGAACAATCACCACTAGGAAAAGCCGAATGGATAAAATTATACGCAGCATTGTTTGGGAAAGAAAAAGAAGGAAAAAAACTTTTTGATGCCATTGTAAAAAACTACAACGACGCACTGAAATTAGTAGCGAATCAAAAAGCCGAAGCTACTGTTTTATATGGTTCCATATATCAAAATCAATGGTTTGTTGCCAAAGGAAACAGCTGGGTTGCACAGTTTATGAAAGATGCTAAATCCAATTATTTATGGGCCAATACTGAAGGAAGCGGAAGCCTTGGATTGCCTTTCGAAAAAATTTTAGAAAAAGCAAAAACGGCTCAAGTTTGGATTGCAACTGGTTCTTTTAAAAACTTAAAAGAATTAGGTAATAGCAATCCTCATTACAACCAATTCAATGCTTTTACTCAAAAAAACGTATATACTTTTGAAAGTAAATTAGGAGCCACTGGCGGAACTATTTATTACGAACTTGCCCCTAGCCGCCCTGACTTAGTTTTAAAAGATTATATCAAAATTTTTCATCCTGAATTACTTCCGGATTATAATTTTACTTTTGTACAAAAACTAAATTAGTCGAATTGAAAAAACAAAAGCAACATAGTCTTACTTTTTTCTTTCTTGTAATAGGACTGCTATTTTTATTTTTCACCAATATTAGTTTGGGTTCTATCAATATTCCATTCAAGGAAATATACCATAGTTTGACAGGTGGAATAGCCAGTAAATCTAGCTGGGAATACATCATCATTAATTACCGATTACCAAAAGCAATTACAGTAGTTTTAGTGGGTTTTGGACTTAGTACCAGCGGTTTATTAATGCAAACACTTTTTAGAAATCCCTTAGCAGGTCCCTATGTGCTAGGCTTAAGTTCGGGGGCGAGTTTAGGTGTGGCTTTTGTAATTTTAGGTGCTAGTTTACTCCCGGGTTTTTTACAAAAAATAGTATTATCTCCTTATGGAATCGTATTGGCTTCTACTTTAGGAAGCACAACCGTTTTATTGGCTGTCATAGTAGTTTCCATTCGTTTACGTGATACCATGACCATCTTAATTGTGGGACTAATGTTTGGTAGTTTAAGCTCCGCCATTGTGGGAACTTTAAGTTTTTTTAGTACTGCCGAACAATTACAAAAATTCACCTTTTGGTCACTAGGAAATTTAGGAAATCTTTCGTGGAATTCTATTATTATACTCGCCATTTGTGTTAGTTTAGGATTACTATTAAGTTTGGCTAGTATTAAAGCTTTAAATGCTTTACTTCTGGGTGAAAATTACGCTCGAAGTCTGGGGCTAAATTATCAAAAATCGAGATTAATAATTATTTTGGCAACCAGTATTTTAGCTGGAAGTATTACAGCATTTGCAGGACCAATTGCTTTTATCGGATTAGCAGTACCGCATATCGCAAAATTGGTTTTTCAAACCAGCAATCATACCATTTTGTTTTGGAGTACCTTGCTTTTTGGCGCAATGATTATGCTTGTTTGCGATACAATATCACAGGTTCCTGGTGGAGAAATAAGCTTACCAATCAACGCGGTAACTTCTATTTTTGGGGCTCCAATTGTGATTTGGTTATTAGTTAGAAAACAAAAAATGATTGGATAATAAGTTCCATTTTTTCTTAATCAAAATCAGTGATGAAGCGTTTTTTATTTGTAAACCAAACCCAGTAAAACCATAAATTTTCTAAATCCATAAATTTATTTAAAAAACAAACTTCATTTTGTTAGATTTCAAATAATAGAGGGTAATAAACAGTATTCTGTTAAAACTTTATCCAATAGGGACTTTCAAAAACAGAAATATTCCTTAAATTCGCAATCTCAATTGATTTTAAGTGAAAGCTGCTTTGGCAAACTTCATTTTTACAACTGAATAAAAAAAAACATAAAAATGACTTGAGCTTGCTCATCGCATTTCACCATTAAAAAACAAATAAATACAAAGAAATGACTTGAGCTTGCTCATGCATTTCACCAATAAAAAACAAATAAATAGATAGAAATGAAATACGACGTAATTGTTTTAGGAAGTGGTCCTGGCGGATATGTAACTGCTATTAGAGCATCACAATTAGGCTTTAAAGTAGCCGTAGTTGAAAAAGAAAACTTAGGTGGAGTTTGTTTGAACTGGGGATGTATCCCAACGAAAGCATTATTGAAATCTGCTCAGGTTTTTGATTATCTAAAACACGCTTCCGATTACGGATTGACAGTTTCTGAATTTGACAAAGATTTCCCTGCGGTTATCAAACGTAGCCGAAATGTTGCTGACGGAATGAGCAAAGGAATTACTTTCCTAATGAAAAAAAACAAAATTGACGTTATCGAAGGTTTTGGAAAATTAAAACCAGGTAAAAAATTAGACGTTACTGCTAAGGATGGTAATGTTACTGAATATAGTGCCGATCATATCATTATTGCAACAGGAGCTCGCTCTCGTGAGTTACCAAACTTACCACAAGATGGTGTAAAAGTTATCGGATACCGTCAAGCAATGACTTTGCCTGAACAACCAAAAAAGATGATTATCGTAGGTTCAGGAGCAATCGGAGTAGAATTTGCTCACTTCTACAACTCTATGGGAACTGAAGTTACAATAGTTGAATTTATGCCAAATGTAGTTCCTGTTGAAGATGAAGACATCTCAAAAGAATTTGAAAAAGCATTGAAAAAATCAGGAATTACTGTGATGACTAATTCTTCTGTAGAGCGAATCGATACAACAGGAAAAGGAGTTAAAGCATTCGTTAAAACAGCAAAAGGAGAAGAAGTTTTAGAAGCGGATATTTTACTTTCTGCTGTTGGTATCAAAACTAACATTGAAAATATCGGTTTAGAAGAAGTAGGTATCGCTACTGACAGAGATAAAATCTTAGTTGATGCGTACAACGCTACCAATATTCCAGGTTACTATGCTATTGGTGATGTAACTCCAGGACAGGCTTTAGCTCACGTAGCTTCGGCTGAAGGAATTAACTGTGTGGAGAAAATTGCTGGTATGCACGTTCAACCTATCGATTACGGAAATGTTCCTGGTTGTACTTATGCTACTCCGGAAATTGCTTCTGTAGGTTTAACAGAAAAAGCGGCAAGAGAAAAAGGATACGATTTGAAAATTGGAAAATTCCCATTCGTAGCTTCTGGAAAAGCCAAAGCATCTGGAAATGCTGACGGATTTGTGAAAGTAATCTTCGACGCTAAATACGGTGAGTGGTTAGGTTGCCACATGATTGGAGCTGGTGTAACTGATATGATTGCTGAGGCAGTTGTGGCTCGTAAACTAGAAACTACAGGTCACGAAATCCTTAAAGCTATCCACCCACACCCAACAATGAGTGAGGCCGTTATGGAAGCTGTAGCAGCTGCTTACGGTGAAGTGATTCACATATAATCCTCAAAATAAATTTCAAAATAATAAAATCCGATGTTTCTACTAATCGGATTTTTTTTGCTCAAGTAAACTTGGATACTTAAAAAGAAGAAATTGTTTTTCTCATTATTTCTTAACTATCTTTTATTTTTCAAAAAAACAAAAAAATCCTACGTAATATTTTTATTTACTATATTTGATATTAGCCATTTTTTGACAAAAACTCTTTTGTTGTTAAAATAATGAAGTAAAATTCAATCGAAAAATACCTTAAAATCATATAGTAATGAAGCAAAACGCTATCACAATCCATAACAAAATAATTTATATGTTTTTGTGCATGCTGTTTTTAGCTATTCCAAAAATCAAAGCACAAGAAAACAGTATAAAAGTAGATAACAGCGCATTTGCCGAAAAAATATACCTGCAACTTGACCGAAAAGTTTACACTAATGGAGACACTGTTTGGTTCAAATGTATTATTATTAATGCCTCTGAAAACATCCCTTCTGTATTAAGTAATGTGTTATATGTAGAATTAATTAATGCGGATAAAAAGCTAATTCAAAAAAAGTCAATCAAAATAGAAAACGGAATTGGACAAGGGAATTTTGATTTGGATAAAAAAATCACAAAAGGCAATTACCTTATCAGAGCCTATACTAGATGGAATGAAAATTTCGATACTGACTTCATTTTTGAAGAATATATTCAGGTATTCCCCAATGATTTAAATGGAATAGATGCCATTCAAAACATCAAATTAATTCAAGAAGAAAATGGGAATGACCATTTGGAAATACAATTCAATCCACAAGTAATTGATTCGTTACAAAAGAATAAACTGGCTGTATTTCTTACTATTGACGATAAAAAAGATAGTTTGCTCATCAAAAAAAAACAAAGACAAATACATTCTAGAGTACAAAATTAGCAAAGGAAGTCAATTTGCTAACATAAAAATTCAAACCGAAAACCAAAAAACTTACAGCAAAAATATTGTATTAAACAAAGATTATCTTGATTTACAGTTTTTTCCAGAAAGCGGTGAACTCGTAGAGGGGCTCTCTTCAAAAATTGGCTTTAAAGCGCTGGAAGCAAATGGCAAAGGCAAAGTAATTGAAGGCGAAATCATTGATGAAAAAGACAACCTTATTACTTCATTCAAAAGCAACCCTCTTGGAATGGGAATATTTTATTTGGCAAAAGTTGATCCTAACAAAAAGTATTTTGCCAAAATCAAATCAAATTCGGTAAAATACCCATTGCCTAAAGTAGCTACTACAGGAACTATTTTATCTCTAAACAAACAAGGAAACAAAATACTCCTGAATATTGGGTCTAACCATATCATCAACGATAGTGTCTTTTTAAAAATTTCTTTCAGAGGAATTGAATTACATCAAAAAGGAATAACTTTAAAAGAAGGAAATTATAGTTCTTACATAACAACTGACTTCATACCCGAAGGAATAGTCGCTTTTACCCTATTAGATTCAAGCAAAAAACCTATCGCAGAAAGACTCTATTTCAATGAAAAACCACAAAGTCGATTAAAAATTGACCTCAGCACTGACAAAGAGAAATATGATAAACGAAATCAAACTACACTTAGCATTCAAACCAAAAATGAAAACAACGAACCAATTAAAGCCAACACATCGGTACTAGTGATTCGAAAAGACGAATTAGGAAAGATGCAAAGTTTACGTCAAAACATTCTCTCCTATTTTTTAATTGACTCTGAATTAAAAGGAAATATAGAAAATCCAGGTTATTATTTTGAAAACAAAAGCAATAAGCATTTTGACTTGGAGGCACTTATGCTCACTCAGGGATGGAGCAAATACAACTATTCAAAAAACTACCAAAACATTGCTTTTGCTCCCGAAAAATCACTAACTATTTCAGGTAAAGTAAATAGTCTTTTTTCCGAAAAAAAGGAAAACAAGGATTAGACTTAACCATGATGACTTCTGGAAAAAGCAAAGGCTTTTACAAACAAGTAACAGATAGTTTAGGAAAATTCAGCTTCAATTTAGATGATGAATATGGTAGCGAAATGGAAGTACTTATTCAAACCTCTAAAAGTTCTAACAAAAATACCAATAATCCTGTAGTTATTGATTATAAAAAACCGACTACGATTTCATTTGAAAATAAACTTTCAATTGAACAAGTAGATAGTATTGTGGCTCCATTCATTCAAAGAAATAAAATGCAAAAGGAATGGAATGAAAAATTAGATATGCAGTTTGGTAGTATTCTTTTAAATCAGGTAAACATTATTAATGAAAGTAATCCCAACCGAAAAAAAGTCACCGAAAGATATGGCAAACCCGAAACCATCATTAGTGGTAAGGAAATACAATCAAAAGAACAAAAATGGTCGTATGGATTATACAGTATACTTCTATTTAACTATCTCGACAAAGTGACTATACAAAGAAATTCAGAACAATTTTTAGAAGCTATTGTCAACAATATGCCTACAGTGGTACTTATTGATGGAATTCCTGTTATGTATCATGATTATGTACACATTCCAAATATCCCCCCAAGTGAAGTAAAAAGCTTTGAAATTATTGAATATGCTAATGGTTTTGCACAATTGTACTGCGAGGTTCACCCAGAAATTAGCCCTTTCCTCCACCTGGTCTTATTTGAGGAAATGTAATTGCTATCTATACCCACGCAGGAATAGTGCTATTTGGTGCCTACAAACCAAAAGGAATAACCAAAACAAGTATTCCTGTTTTTGCTGCAGCTAAAGAATTTTATGCTCCTAAATATGATACTATTCAACCAGATGATTGGAAAACTCCTGATTTGAGAACATTAGTACATTGGCAACCCATCCTAAAAACCGATGATTCAGGGAAAGCAACTGCCTCTTTTTACAATACAGATAGTAAAGGAGAAAATACAGTAATCATCGAAGCCATTTCTGAAAACGGAGATATTGGTTATCAAATTCTTGATTATGAAATAAAATAGCTTAATCTTTTTTTAAGCAAAAACACCAACAAATAAAACATTTTCCTTCTTAAAAAGATAAATTTTTAATTCTTAACTAAACTGAATAAAAATTATTTCAAAATACCTTAGGATTTTACATACTAATTTCATAATTTAATAGTTGTAAAAATAATACCACATTCGCATACGATTTAACTGAATTTCTTAACCATTAAATCCATAAGTTATGTCTAAACTAAGCCTCTATGAAAACAACTGGATTAACCTAGTTTTCGAAAACCGAAACAAAGAGTACGGTGCGTTTCAATTACGCCAAGAAATAACCAAAACTTCTTTTCGAGCCCTTACGCTGAGAATTGTATTATGCACTTCGTTAATCGTATTGCCCAACCTCTTACATCTCATTAATGGTAAAGTTGTCTCACCTCCACCGACAATAAATTGGGACGAAACAATAATTCAATTAAAGGATATTTATACTCCAGAACAAAAAAAAGAAGCAACACCACCTGCGGCACCTCCAGCTCAGAGTCAAAAAGTGACGGATGCAATTGAAAAAACAAAGCAACTGATTAATCCAACAGTAGTAAAACCAATTGAGGCAACACCTACATAAAAATATACTTTAGACAAAACTGAACCTACAGATAAACCAGCAGATGGACTAACTGTTAGCGGAACAAGTTCTGAAATAAAAGGAGGTGTAATTGGAGGGACTGGAACTGAAAGTAGTACGGGTACAGCCGAAGGAACCAACACTGAAGTCATGATCGATGCCGTATTAGACAAAAAACCACAATTTCCAGGTGGAATCGAAAAATTCTACCGTTATGTAGGAACACATTTTAACAGCCCAACTATGGATGAAAGCAAAACGGTTCGTATTTTAGTTTCATTTGTAGTTGAAAAAGATGGAAGCATGACTAGTATTAAAGTGACTCATAAACCTGGTGCTGCCTTAGAAAAAGAAGCCATTCGAGTATTGAATTCGATTAAAATGAAATGGTCTCCAGGAATCTACAATGCAAAACCTGTTAGAACAGCCTACAACTTACCTATTGTTGTTCAGGTAGAATAAGTAATATTCGACAAAAATCTCAAAAGCATTCGACAAAAATCGAATGCTTTATTGTTTTGCAATAACAACTATAAAATATTGTAGATATTTAAGCATTTTATAACAAAACTCTCTATAAGCTTGAACATATAAACAGCACATTTTACAACTAGATTACGTATCTTTGAAGCCTTAAATTTGATTTATGGAAACTACTTTAAATACTTCCACAGCAGTTGGAACCCAAGGTACCGCCGAACCAAATGGTACTAAACCAAAATGGCTAAAAGTAAAACTTCCAATAGGAAAAAAATATACTGAACTTCGTGGACTAGTTGACAAATACAGTTTAAACACCATTTGTACATCCGGAAGCTGCCCTAACATGGGAGAATGCTGGGGTGAAGGAACCGCTACCTTTATGATTTTAGGGAATACTTGTACACGTTCTTGTGGCTTTTGCGGTGTAAAAACAGGTCGTCCGGAAACAGTAGACTGGGATGAACCAGAAAAAGTAGCCCGTTCTATTAAAATCATGAATATTAAACATGCAGTAATTACCAGTGTTGACCGTGACGATTTGAAAGACGGTGGTTCTATCATCTGGATGGAAACAGTAAGAGCTATCCGCAGAATGAACCCAAATACAACTCTTGAAACTTTAATTCCGGACTTTCAGGGAATCGAAAGAAATATTGATCGAATTGTGGAAGCAAATCCAGAAGTAGTTTCTCACAATATGGAAACTGTGCGCAGACTAACACGAGAGGTACGTATTCAAGCGAAATACGATCGTAGTTTAGAAGTTTTACGATACTTAAAAGAAAAAGGAATCAACAGAACCAAATCTGGAATAATGTTAGGCCTTGGTGAAGAAGAAGAAGAAGTATTCCAAACTATGCGTGATTTACGTGCCGCAAACGTTGATGTAGTCACTATTGGGCAATATTTACAACCAAGTAAAAAACATTTACCCGTTAAGGAATTCATCACACCGGAACAATTTGCCCGATACGAACAATTTGGATTAGAATTAGGATTCCGTCATGTAGAAAGCGGTCCTTTGGTTCGTTCTTCTTATAAAGCTCAAAAACATATTTTATAATTAAGCCAATTGGGTTATTTGTTTATTCGGTTACTTGTAAAGGATTAAAAATAAACGAATAAACAAATAAACGAATAAACACTACAATTGAAAACAAGAATTGCCATCAATGGTTTTGGTCGTATAGGCCGAAATTTATTCCGTCTACTTTTAAATCATCCAGAAATAGAAGTAGTTGCCATTAATGATATTGCCGATATCCAAACAATGGCTCATCTTATCAAATACGACAGTATACATGGCGTTTTACCACATACGGTAATTGCTAACGAAAATGGCTTTTCTATTGATGAACAAGACTTTTTATTTTTTCACGAAAAAAATATCTCTGACCTAAATTGGAAAGAATTAAATATTGACTTTGTCATAGAGTCAACTGGAAAACATAAATCCTACGAAGTTTTAAACCAGCATATAATTGCTGGTGCTAAAAAAGTGATTCTTTCTGCTCCTTCTGAAGTAGACAACATCAAAACAGTCGTTTTAGGAGTAAATGAACATATTTTAGACGGTAGCGAAACAATTATTTCAAATGCAAGTTGTACAACAAACAATGCTGCGCCAATGATTAAAATAATTGATGCACTGTGTGGTATTGAACAAGCATATATTACAACCATCCACTCATTTACTACTGATCAAAGTTTGCACGACCAGCCACACAAGGATTTACGAAGAGCTAGAGGTGCAAGCCAGTCAATTGTTCCTACGACAACAGGTGCCGCAAAAGCACTAACAAAAATTTTTCCTATATTAGACGGCAAAATTGGAGGTTGTGGTATTCGAGTACCTGTTCCTGATGGTTCGCTTACTGATATTACTTTTAATGTAAAAAAAGCAGTATCCATAGCTGAAATCAATGAAGCATTCAAAATGGCATCACAAAATGAACTAAAAGGCATTTTAGATTACACCGAAGACCCAATAGTTTCTGTCGATATAATAGGAAATAAAAATTCCTGCTTATTTGATGCCCAACTTACCTCTGTCATTGACAAAATGGTAAAAGTTGTTGGTTGGTATGATAACGAAATTGGGTATTCATCACGATTAATTGATTTAATACTTTTGACCAAATCAAACTAACTAAATGAAATTACAAATCAAATTTCTACTGATTTTAGTTTTTTTATTTAATTTCTCTCTGTATTCTCAAAAAAAGAAACAGACAGCATAAGCTATTACAAAAGCTTAGCTTATACGAATAGTAAGACAAACAAATACAAAGAAGTCTTTTTATATACACAAAAAGCTATTGATTACGCTCGAGAGCATGCCAACCTAAAAGAACAGGCTATACAAACCGCTCAAATGGGTAAAATCTTTTATGGTTTGAAAAAGTATGAAGATGCCGTTGAAAAATTAACAGAAAGTATACATCTTTTCAAAACACTTAAACCAACACCAGAATACGCTAAAGCATTTTATTATCTAGGATTAAGCCAAATTCAGGATTCCAATTTTATCGCAGCAAAAATCAGTATAAACAAAGCGGCTACAATTTCAAAGTCCTTAGAAATAAAAGAAAATGAGGACTTAATTTCACTTCAAACAGCCATTATTAATAGGGCAACCAACAACATTGAAGAAGCAACAACGCTATTCAATAACATTATTATCAAACCAGAATCGCCAAACAACCTATATACAAAAGCGGAAGCTTTGTACCAAATGGGGCTCATCGAAAAACAAAACAATCGAAATAATTTAGCCTTGAATTATTTCAATAAGGCATTAAATCTAAATGCTAAAAATCAAAATTTAGATCAAAAGTCAAATATTTTATTAGCTATTAGTCAAGTATATGACAAAATGCTGGATAAAAGCAACGCTTACTCCTTTCTAAAATCACACCTTAATTTAAAAGAAAGTATTGCAATTTCAAATAATAAAAAATTAGGCATAAACGATTATGAAGCGTTCAAAGAAAATCAAAAAAAACTAGCTCTTGCTCGATTAGAGAAAAAGAAAAAAGAACAAGAACGTGATGAAAATTTTTCACGTTTGATTAATTATTTATCTATTGCTTTAATCACAATTCTTTCGCTATGGTGTTTCTGCTTGTACAAAAACAACAACATAAAGAAAAAAACAAACTTACTGCTTCAAGAAAAAAACAAAGAACTACGAATAGCTAAAGAAATAGCCGAAAAAGCCTCAAATGCCAGAGCTGAATTTCTTTCGACTGTAAGTCATGAATTAAGAACACCACTCAATGCTATTAATGGTATTACGCATCTTTTGCTAGAAGAAAAGCCAAAACAATCCCAATTACACTACTTAAGTTCATTACAATATTCAGGTAATTATTTGACAGCTTTTATAAATGACATCTTAGATATTAATAAAATTGATTCGAATAAAATCGAATTAGAAAAGATCAATTTTGACTTACGAAAATTACTCAATGATATAAAAAACTCTTTGAGTGAAGTGGCTACAAAAAACAGAAATGAGTTCATACTAGATTTTGACAATCAAATTCCAAATAATTTAATTGGTGATCCTATCCGTCTATCTCAAATCTTTATGAACTTAATCAACAAT from Flavobacterium nitratireducens includes:
- the lipA gene encoding lipoyl synthase, giving the protein METTLNTSTAVGTQGTAEPNGTKPKWLKVKLPIGKKYTELRGLVDKYSLNTICTSGSCPNMGECWGEGTATFMILGNTCTRSCGFCGVKTGRPETVDWDEPEKVARSIKIMNIKHAVITSVDRDDLKDGGSIIWMETVRAIRRMNPNTTLETLIPDFQGIERNIDRIVEANPEVVSHNMETVRRLTREVRIQAKYDRSLEVLRYLKEKGINRTKSGIMLGLGEEEEEVFQTMRDLRAANVDVVTIGQYLQPSKKHLPVKEFITPEQFARYEQFGLELGFRHVESGPLVRSSYKAQKHIL
- the gap gene encoding type I glyceraldehyde-3-phosphate dehydrogenase, with the protein product MKTRIAINGFGRIGRNLFRLLLNHPEIEVVAINDIADIQTMAHLIKYDSIHGVLPHTVIANENGFSIDEQDFLFFHEKNISDLNWKELNIDFVIESTGKHKSYEVLNQHIIAGAKKVILSAPSEVDNIKTVVLGVNEHILDGSETIISNASCTTNNAAPMIKIIDALCGIEQAYITTIHSFTTDQSLHDQPHKDLRRARGASQSIVPTTTGAAKALTKIFPILDGKIGGCGIRVPVPDGSLTDITFNVKKAVSIAEINEAFKMASQNELKGILDYTEDPIVSVDIIGNKNSCLFDAQLTSVIDKMVKVVGWYDNEIGYSSRLIDLILLTKSN
- a CDS encoding response regulator produces the protein MGKIFYGLKKYEDAVEKLTESIHLFKTLKPTPEYAKAFYYLGLSQIQDSNFIAAKISINKAATISKSLEIKENEDLISLQTAIINRATNNIEEATTLFNNIIIKPESPNNLYTKAEALYQMGLIEKQNNRNNLALNYFNKALNLNAKNQNLDQKSNILLAISQVYDKMLDKSNAYSFLKSHLNLKESIAISNNKKLGINDYEAFKENQKKLALARLEKKKKEQERDENFSRLINYLSIALITILSLWCFCLYKNNNIKKKTNLLLQEKNKELRIAKEIAEKASNARAEFLSTVSHELRTPLNAINGITHLLLEEKPKQSQLHYLSSLQYSGNYLTAFINDILDINKIDSNKIELEKINFDLRKLLNDIKNSLSEVATKNRNEFILDFDNQIPNNLIGDPIRLSQIFMNLINNALKFTKNGKVSIVAQLLSLENQIATISFEIKDTGIGIPEEKLESVFESFSQGSTEINRKYGGTGLGLTIVKKLLHLLDSKIHVKSIVGVGSTFSFNLALKVAKDQMELKPEKEITFDLSKIKGKNILVVEDNKINQMITKRMLENRDINCEVIDNGEEAIEAIKNNKYDLVLMDVQLPGINGTIATQEVRKFDSKTPIIAMTAISLNENREMLLSFGMNDVIAKPFIPNDFYLMLTKFLS